A single genomic interval of Argonema galeatum A003/A1 harbors:
- a CDS encoding ParA family protein — protein sequence MVQKIALFNHKGGVSKTTTTFNLGWMLASKGKRVILVDTDPQCNLTGMALGEETEDDEARIQEIYNTTSNIKTGLAPAFESQPRAIEAVDCVPIQGRNDLFLLPGHVGLAEYEVTLGIAQELSGSIQTLKNLPGSINDLLEKTATKFNADYMLIDMSPSLGSINQNLLMISDFFLVPTTADFFSVMAIDSLAKVLPRWYAWAKSASSLQILKEANYPFPDITLRFLGTIVQNYRIIRGKETAAFQTWIEKIEQTVANKLIPTLRQSNMMLPDQAYRDQGLKDSLSLAKISNFNSLIALSQEHRTPVYALTPQQLGQTGIVLKQNQKKQEEFRKTFSDLADKIIALSSESSVYAVSA from the coding sequence ATGGTTCAGAAAATTGCCTTATTCAACCATAAGGGCGGGGTCAGTAAGACCACAACCACGTTTAACCTCGGCTGGATGCTTGCTTCCAAAGGAAAAAGAGTGATTCTTGTGGATACCGATCCACAATGTAACCTCACAGGCATGGCTTTGGGAGAAGAAACGGAGGATGATGAGGCGAGAATTCAAGAAATCTACAATACAACCTCAAATATAAAGACAGGACTGGCTCCCGCTTTTGAGTCACAACCCAGAGCAATTGAAGCTGTGGATTGTGTCCCAATACAAGGTAGGAATGATTTATTCCTTCTACCTGGTCATGTTGGTTTGGCTGAGTATGAAGTGACACTAGGTATTGCTCAAGAATTAAGTGGCTCAATTCAAACTCTGAAGAATTTACCAGGTTCTATCAATGATTTGCTTGAAAAGACAGCGACTAAGTTTAATGCAGATTATATGCTGATTGATATGAGTCCAAGCTTAGGTTCAATTAATCAGAATCTGCTGATGATAAGTGACTTTTTTTTAGTGCCTACTACTGCTGACTTTTTCTCCGTGATGGCAATCGACTCTTTGGCTAAGGTCTTGCCAAGATGGTATGCCTGGGCAAAGTCGGCAAGCTCGCTCCAAATCCTGAAAGAAGCAAATTATCCGTTTCCTGACATTACTCTACGTTTTTTAGGGACAATTGTTCAGAACTATCGAATCATTCGAGGCAAAGAAACTGCTGCTTTCCAAACCTGGATTGAGAAGATTGAGCAAACTGTTGCTAACAAATTGATTCCAACCCTACGCCAAAGCAATATGATGCTGCCAGACCAGGCTTACCGGGATCAGGGACTTAAAGACAGCCTCTCCCTTGCCAAGATTTCAAACTTTAACAGTCTGATTGCTCTGTCTCAAGAACATCGAACACCAGTTTATGCCTTAACGCCTCAGCAATTGGGACAAACAGGGATTGTCTTGAAGCAAAACCAGAAGAAGCAGGAAGAGTTTAGAAAAACTTTTTCAGACTTGGCAGATAAAATCATTGCATTAAGTTCAGAAAGCTCCGTATATGCAGTCAGCGCTTGA
- a CDS encoding RNA polymerase sigma factor, RpoD/SigA family translates to MNSDDAVGAFFKEMARYPLLKPKEEIELARRVQFWIKIEELQKRLKAEWGRQPTTVELAAAVGLTERQLENRLYQGRVAKRKMIRSNLRLVVSIAKRYLNRGVQFLDLIQEGAMGLNRATEKFDPDKGYKFSTYAYWWIRQAITRAIANDARTVRLPIHIVEKLNKLKKVQRDLKQKLHRNPTEVEIAEALEISPEHLRQLQQLRRRSLSLNHRVGREEDTELVDLLEDNDSQSPEEQMSDAMMRQEISDVLGDVLTPREKDVISLRYGLTTSEPCTLEEVGSLYNLSRERVRQIQSKAMRKLRRPQIAQKLKSWLK, encoded by the coding sequence ATGAACTCAGATGATGCAGTGGGAGCCTTCTTTAAAGAGATGGCCCGTTACCCGCTGCTAAAACCGAAGGAAGAGATAGAGTTAGCGCGTCGCGTCCAATTTTGGATCAAAATAGAGGAACTGCAAAAACGCTTGAAAGCCGAATGGGGAAGGCAACCCACAACGGTAGAATTAGCTGCCGCAGTTGGATTGACGGAACGCCAGCTGGAAAATCGCCTCTATCAAGGTAGAGTGGCGAAACGCAAGATGATTCGCTCTAACCTACGATTGGTGGTTTCGATCGCCAAACGATATTTGAATAGGGGGGTGCAATTCCTCGATTTGATTCAAGAAGGCGCGATGGGATTGAATCGCGCTACCGAAAAGTTCGATCCAGACAAAGGCTATAAGTTTTCTACTTATGCCTATTGGTGGATACGCCAAGCTATTACAAGGGCGATCGCGAACGATGCGCGGACAGTGCGATTGCCGATTCATATTGTCGAAAAATTAAATAAACTCAAAAAAGTCCAGCGGGATCTCAAGCAAAAGCTGCACCGCAATCCCACAGAAGTGGAAATAGCAGAGGCTTTAGAAATTTCACCGGAACACCTGCGCCAGTTGCAGCAGTTGCGGAGGCGATCGCTTTCCCTCAACCATCGGGTAGGTAGAGAAGAAGACACAGAACTTGTAGATCTCTTGGAAGATAATGATAGTCAATCTCCCGAAGAACAAATGAGCGACGCGATGATGCGTCAGGAAATTTCAGATGTATTGGGTGATGTACTCACCCCAAGAGAAAAAGATGTCATCTCTCTAAGGTATGGTTTGACAACGAGCGAACCCTGCACCTTAGAAGAAGTGGGCAGCTTGTATAATTTATCACGCGAGCGGGTGCGTCAAATCCAAAGCAAAGCGATGCGGAAACTACGCCGTCCCCAAATTGCCCAGAAGTTGAAAAGTTGGTTGAAGTAG
- a CDS encoding HEPN domain-containing protein — MQSALDQFRISIGRVRDLIALHNSVKAQATGALDVSDMLRAALVLAVSALDYYVHEVVTLGMLEIHRGQRSEPTPSANTTQSAFSRFQVSLGGARQERLAAIDIASWLETEIEQTHGYAFLQQSYTVAALIPAISNSVVNRLNNASWLEDEIRERLGYQSFQQADKIADAIRYISDKKLWDEVANKISRPAKDIKQQLNSIVDRRNKIAHEADIDPTFNIGNRWYIDEVLVGDAVDFIEQIVESIHQVL, encoded by the coding sequence ATGCAGTCAGCGCTTGACCAATTTCGTATTAGCATTGGTCGCGTCCGAGACCTAATTGCCCTTCATAATTCCGTTAAAGCTCAAGCTACTGGTGCGCTAGATGTGTCAGATATGCTACGAGCCGCGCTAGTTCTTGCAGTGAGCGCGTTGGATTATTACGTGCATGAGGTTGTGACATTAGGAATGTTAGAAATTCATAGAGGACAACGTTCGGAACCAACGCCTTCAGCAAATACTACTCAGTCAGCATTCTCACGTTTTCAAGTGTCGTTGGGTGGTGCTCGTCAGGAGCGATTAGCGGCGATTGATATTGCCTCATGGCTTGAAACTGAAATTGAACAAACTCACGGTTATGCTTTTCTCCAACAATCCTATACGGTTGCAGCCTTAATCCCTGCAATATCAAATAGCGTTGTGAATAGGCTGAATAATGCCTCTTGGTTGGAGGACGAGATTAGGGAACGTCTGGGATATCAGAGTTTCCAGCAAGCAGACAAAATTGCTGATGCAATCAGATATATTTCTGACAAAAAGTTGTGGGATGAGGTGGCTAATAAGATAAGCAGACCAGCAAAAGATATTAAGCAACAACTCAATTCGATAGTTGATCGCAGAAATAAGATTGCTCATGAAGCTGATATAGATCCAACTTTTAACATCGGAAATCGATGGTATATTGACGAGGTGCTTGTTGGCGATGCAGTTGACTTTATTGAGCAGATCGTTGAGAGCATTCATCAAGTTCTGTGA
- a CDS encoding GNAT family N-acetyltransferase, translating to MSSELIVRSATPADVKNLFHLIKALAEYEKLSHAVTGDVASLESHLFGSHPYAEAILAELAGETVGFALFFPNYSTFLTKPGIYLEDLFVLPEYRGKGIGQALLTHLAKLAVDRDCGRLEWSVLDWNETAIAFYRRMGATVLPDWRICRVTGEQLTNLASGVKS from the coding sequence ATGTCTTCTGAATTGATTGTACGATCGGCGACGCCAGCAGATGTTAAGAACCTGTTTCATTTGATTAAAGCGCTGGCTGAATATGAAAAGCTATCCCACGCCGTCACTGGCGATGTGGCTTCTTTGGAGTCTCATCTGTTTGGTTCCCATCCTTATGCGGAAGCGATTTTGGCAGAGTTAGCTGGGGAAACGGTTGGATTTGCGCTATTTTTTCCCAATTATTCGACTTTTTTGACTAAACCCGGTATTTATTTGGAAGATTTATTTGTTTTACCGGAATATCGGGGTAAAGGTATTGGTCAGGCGTTGCTGACGCATCTGGCTAAGTTGGCTGTGGATAGGGATTGTGGGCGTTTGGAGTGGAGTGTGCTGGATTGGAATGAAACTGCGATCGCATTTTATCGTCGCATGGGTGCTACTGTTTTACCAGACTGGCGGATTTGTCGCGTTACTGGCGAACAGCTTACAAATTTGGCATCTGGCGTAAAATCTTGA
- a CDS encoding PEP-CTERM sorting domain-containing protein: MNDSVGLVTGAHAVDANGWQYAFDSNTDGMNGNYWVGSAPGQRNPYDLSGMAIKETATSVIIAINANMPLTGQAEAGVTGGQVGYGDLFLNMSGKNFLPAMQSGDLFGIRFASANASGVQQLGLYSGVQAKTVTEIKDGYTVQTYGGLTGGNNSYEGQVAQGGGTVGYGDLTSNYFTNNGQNKTFNLNEIASGKYLTGISFLSQGAITQELLATGYSAGKFSGSQTIAFKFDKSAVSIPEPGTLAGLALVGMTLATSKLRKHNAKSQTA, from the coding sequence TTGAACGACTCTGTAGGTCTTGTCACAGGCGCACACGCAGTCGATGCTAATGGGTGGCAGTATGCCTTTGATTCCAACACAGATGGAATGAATGGGAATTACTGGGTTGGGTCTGCGCCGGGACAAAGAAATCCCTATGATTTATCTGGTATGGCTATTAAGGAAACTGCTACCAGCGTTATTATTGCCATCAACGCCAATATGCCGTTAACCGGACAGGCTGAAGCGGGCGTTACAGGCGGTCAGGTTGGATATGGTGATTTGTTCTTGAATATGTCGGGTAAGAACTTTTTACCAGCCATGCAAAGCGGAGATTTATTTGGTATCCGCTTCGCTAGCGCGAATGCTTCTGGAGTACAACAGCTGGGTCTTTATAGCGGTGTTCAGGCTAAGACAGTTACTGAGATTAAGGATGGTTACACTGTTCAAACTTATGGAGGTTTGACAGGTGGCAATAATTCTTACGAAGGCCAGGTCGCACAAGGTGGTGGTACTGTAGGTTATGGCGATTTAACCAGTAACTACTTTACCAATAACGGGCAGAACAAAACATTCAACCTCAACGAGATTGCTTCTGGAAAATATCTCACGGGTATCTCTTTCCTCTCGCAGGGTGCTATAACGCAAGAGTTGCTCGCCACTGGCTATAGTGCTGGGAAATTCAGCGGTTCGCAAACGATCGCGTTCAAGTTTGATAAGTCTGCGGTTTCTATACCCGAACCCGGTACCCTCGCCGGTTTGGCGCTTGTCGGCATGACCTTGGCTACCAGCAAGTTACGCAAACACAACGCTAAATCTCAAACAGCGTAA
- the priA gene encoding primosomal protein N' yields the protein MSTPSWILSDLVLAEPGASYETNSPQNRWIEVLVDSPGTQSEAQDRENAPSQKLYTYRLPPDLQVSPGDILSVPFGAQQVGAIAIRLLDRPPADLPSEKIRDIEDVVTQGFFPPAYWNLLNRLSQYYYTALMQVIRMALPPGLLSRSSRRIRLVPEAIPPGANAFLSPTARQILELLQASKTGDYTAQYINRQIRVSTRGLRELLRRGWVESYLETPRHAQPKLRQAVTMVCSEMGLDLTPRQQEILTVLQRRGGELWLNELVQICNTSSSTLKTLEQKGYIVIQEREVLRKLSEPAVADDRPKALTQWQAAALDVITSLEGFAQVLLHGITGSGKTEVYLQAIAPILERGQSALVLVPEIGLTPQLTDRFRARFGNKVCVYHSALSEGERYDTWRQMLTGEPQIVIGTRSAVFSPLPHLGLIILDEEHDSSFKQDSPAPTYHARTVAQWRAELINCPLILGSATPSLESWLSVRSGGVGERGSGGEMTNPQSPITSPQYYLSLPERIKSRPLPPVEVVDMRLELREGNRSIFSRSLQDALQQLQDEGKQGILFIHRRGHSTFVSCRSCGYVIECPNCDVSLAYHHTEERAPELLRCHYCNFISSHPRFCPECNSPYLKFFGSGTQRVEEELKKLFPQLRVIRFDSDTTRTKGSHRTLLTRFANGEADLLVGTQMLTKGLDLPQVTLVGVVAADGLLHFADYRASERAFQTLTQVAGRAGRGDDPGRVIMQTYTPEHFVIKAARSHDYESFIQAELQQRSQQNYPPYGRLILLRLSSLDAAEVEETTELVAAELRPSDDNPTSYEILGPAPASILRVANRYRWQILLKFSSETLPSLPDWSAVRSLCPPGVSLTIDVDPLNFM from the coding sequence ATGTCTACTCCCAGTTGGATTTTGTCAGATCTGGTATTAGCCGAGCCTGGGGCTTCCTATGAGACAAACTCGCCTCAAAACAGGTGGATTGAGGTGCTGGTAGATTCTCCGGGTACGCAGTCAGAGGCTCAAGACCGGGAAAACGCTCCGAGTCAGAAACTGTATACTTATAGGTTGCCGCCGGATTTGCAAGTAAGTCCTGGGGACATTTTGAGTGTGCCGTTTGGAGCCCAGCAGGTAGGAGCGATCGCTATTCGTCTGCTCGATCGGCCCCCGGCAGATTTACCATCCGAAAAAATACGGGATATTGAAGATGTCGTCACTCAAGGTTTTTTCCCACCTGCCTACTGGAATTTACTGAATCGACTTTCTCAGTATTATTACACAGCTCTGATGCAGGTGATTCGGATGGCACTGCCGCCCGGTTTGCTTTCGCGATCGTCTCGTCGCATTCGCCTAGTGCCAGAAGCTATTCCCCCAGGCGCAAATGCTTTCCTCAGTCCAACTGCTCGTCAGATTCTGGAACTCCTCCAAGCTTCAAAAACAGGAGACTATACCGCGCAGTACATCAATCGGCAAATCAGGGTATCTACGCGGGGACTGCGGGAATTACTGAGACGCGGTTGGGTGGAAAGTTACTTGGAAACACCCAGACACGCCCAACCAAAATTAAGACAAGCGGTGACGATGGTTTGTTCCGAGATGGGATTAGACCTCACCCCCCGTCAACAGGAGATTTTGACGGTATTGCAGCGCCGGGGAGGTGAGTTATGGCTAAACGAATTGGTGCAAATCTGCAACACCAGTAGCTCTACACTCAAGACTCTGGAGCAGAAAGGCTATATCGTTATTCAAGAGCGGGAAGTATTGCGGAAATTATCCGAACCGGCGGTAGCGGATGATCGACCCAAAGCTCTTACGCAGTGGCAAGCAGCAGCTTTAGATGTCATCACCAGTTTAGAAGGATTTGCTCAAGTGCTGCTGCACGGAATCACGGGTTCTGGGAAGACAGAGGTGTATTTGCAAGCGATCGCACCCATCCTAGAACGCGGACAGTCCGCCCTCGTATTAGTACCGGAAATCGGCCTCACACCCCAGCTAACCGATCGATTTCGCGCTCGGTTTGGTAACAAAGTTTGCGTTTATCACAGCGCCTTATCAGAAGGAGAGCGCTACGACACCTGGCGTCAAATGCTTACCGGCGAACCGCAAATAGTAATCGGTACACGCTCTGCCGTATTCTCCCCCTTACCTCACCTGGGTCTAATTATCTTGGATGAAGAACACGACTCCAGCTTCAAGCAAGATTCCCCAGCACCAACTTACCACGCCCGTACCGTCGCCCAGTGGCGTGCAGAATTGATAAACTGTCCCTTAATTTTAGGTTCTGCTACTCCCTCTCTGGAAAGTTGGTTGAGCGTCAGGAGTGGGGGAGTGGGGGAGCGGGGGAGTGGGGGAGAAATGACCAATCCCCAATCACCAATCACCAGTCCCCAATATTACCTTTCATTACCGGAGCGAATTAAATCGCGACCTTTGCCGCCAGTGGAAGTGGTGGATATGCGCTTGGAGTTGAGGGAAGGAAATCGATCGATTTTTAGCCGATCGCTCCAAGATGCCTTACAACAATTACAAGATGAAGGTAAACAAGGAATTCTCTTTATCCATCGGCGCGGACACAGTACATTTGTGTCTTGTCGCAGTTGTGGATATGTAATTGAGTGTCCTAACTGCGATGTCTCTCTGGCTTATCACCATACTGAAGAAAGAGCGCCAGAACTGCTGCGGTGTCATTACTGCAATTTTATTAGTTCACACCCGCGTTTCTGTCCTGAATGCAATTCTCCTTACCTGAAATTTTTCGGCAGCGGCACCCAGCGAGTCGAAGAGGAATTGAAAAAGCTATTTCCCCAGTTGCGCGTCATCCGGTTTGATAGCGATACCACCCGCACCAAAGGGTCGCATCGAACTCTGCTGACGCGATTTGCGAATGGAGAAGCTGACTTATTGGTAGGAACCCAAATGCTTACCAAAGGGTTGGATTTACCTCAAGTGACATTGGTGGGTGTCGTGGCGGCTGACGGATTGCTGCATTTCGCGGATTATCGAGCATCGGAGAGAGCTTTCCAAACTTTGACACAAGTGGCAGGTCGTGCTGGTCGCGGCGATGACCCAGGTCGGGTGATTATGCAAACTTATACTCCCGAACACTTCGTAATTAAAGCAGCTCGCAGTCACGACTATGAATCTTTTATCCAGGCAGAGTTGCAACAACGATCGCAACAGAATTATCCTCCTTACGGACGATTAATTCTGTTGCGCTTGAGTAGTTTGGATGCTGCTGAAGTTGAGGAAACTACTGAGTTGGTGGCAGCTGAGTTGCGTCCATCCGATGACAATCCCACAAGTTACGAGATCCTGGGGCCAGCACCTGCCAGTATCTTGCGGGTAGCGAATCGCTATCGATGGCAGATTTTGCTCAAATTTAGCAGCGAAACACTGCCTTCTTTGCCAGATTGGAGCGCGGTGCGATCGCTCTGTCCCCCCGGTGTCAGCTTGACAATTGACGTAGATCCCTTGAATTTCATGTGA
- a CDS encoding glycogen debranching protein, protein MNIWVNEQIDPSGLIYSCIATCNEDQAKDCHESFESNLTDVQKSAGWVARLRKVTSWDEVPVNSLKLD, encoded by the coding sequence ATGAATATTTGGGTGAACGAACAAATCGATCCATCAGGTCTAATCTATTCTTGTATTGCTACTTGCAATGAAGATCAAGCAAAAGATTGCCATGAATCTTTTGAAAGTAATTTGACTGATGTTCAGAAATCGGCTGGTTGGGTTGCGCGTTTAAGAAAGGTTACTTCTTGGGATGAAGTACCTGTGAATTCACTGAAGTTGGATTGA